The window CGAATCACACATAATTTTGTGGCTTTTACCTTTGGTTTCAATAACCACATATTCCACGCGATCTAATCCACCAATTTCAGTAATTTTACTATTCAAATAAACGGGGGTTCCCATCGCTTTGGCAAATAAAGTCGCGGGTTTAAACGCTAAAATCCGTTCGCCACTTTCAATCATCGCTTGGGCTTTAACACCTGCATTTTTTAGTGTCCATAATGCAGAAAAACTCACTAATTCACTGCCTACTATCACTGGATTGCGGCAAGGCTTCTTGCCGTTTAAATAAACAAATTGCTGTAATGCCCCGGCTGTTAATACCCCTTGAGGGCGCAAGCCTGAAACTAAGCGCGGGTGTCTAGGTGTTTCTCTGACCCCAGTCGCTATCAGAACCCGCTTAGCTTGCATTTCGACAAGGCCTTCTGGTGTTGAAACCGTTAATTTTCCATTAGGCTGCAGTGCCGTTACCGTACTACGGGTGAAAATTGGTGTATTTCCCAGTTGATTAACAATTTTTTCTGCAAATTGATTGCCTTTCATCGGGCGCTTGAATGCGAGTATGCCAAAAGTTGGGTGCTGGCAATGACGCGGAACGCCTCCTGCCTGCGCTTCACGTTCAATAATGGCGATATTTTGAATACCGCGACGACGCAAAGCCTGTGCAGCAGCAACACCAGTAGGGCCCGAGCCAATGATAATCACATCATAATTTAAACTCATTTTACGGCCTCCACTGCTAGTGTGTGGTCGAAACGACCATTAATGATTTCAGCCACCTGGCTACTACAATAAAACCCATTACAGCGCCCCATCATCACTCGCGTTCTGCGGCGTAAAGCGCCCAAACATTCGGGAGGAATATCCGAATCAAATGCGGCTTCAATCTCCCGCTGAGTCACTAATTCACAATGGCAAACAATACCGCCATTGCTTTTGCATTGGTAATCCCGCTGATGATATTCAGAAATCATTGGCATGGTTGGCCAAATTAGCGCTTCTGGCGGTGATAATTCAAAAAGTGGTGTGAAGTTTTCTTGATACAATTTACCAAGATAGCTTGCCACCCCTAAAGCCGAAGTTAAGCCTGTTGAACGAATTCCCCCCGCACATATCCACTGTTTTTCAGGGTAATCATTAATGCGGTAATATTTTTCTTCTGTGGCAGGACGTAACCCCGCATAGGTTGCGGTCACACTGTAATTGTGCAATGACGGTAACATACGTGAACCTTGGGCAATTAAGTCCTCAAGGACTTCTTGTTTTACTTCTGCCTTCCAACGGTCATCTTGTTCCTCCGCTGTTGGGCCAAGTAAGAGGTTGCCAAAGATGGTTTTTGATAGCAAAACACCTTTTGTGATAGCCGTTGGCACTGGCAAGATAATCGCATTGATATCTGCTGCTGCGGCTTTATCATAAACGAGGAACTGCCCTTTACGTGGTTTTATTTGGAACGGTGATGGGTGGCAAATTGATTCAACAATGTCCCCGTTGATCCCTGCGCAGTTAATGACTAAACGGGCAGAAAACTCACCTTTTGATGTGGTTAAACGCCATATTCCATCATTGAGTGCTCCACCGCTTACCTCACAATGAAAACAGTATTCAGCCCCATGTTTCACAGCTTGTGTTAAATACGAAAGTGGTGTACTCCATGGGTCGATAACCGCCTCACCTGGCACAGAAACGGCCGCAAGTGCGCCTTGTGCTAAATGTGGTTCTCTACGATAGAGTTCTTCTTTATCAATAATTGTCACATCTAATACATTATTAGTGTGCGCTTGCTCAACTATCGCAGGTAATTTACTGAGTTGCTCATCATTCCATGCAACCACTAATGCTCCTGTTTCAAGAAGAGGTAAATTCATTTTTTCTCTGATTTCAATGAATTCACGATACCCTTCTTGCATGCACTCAAGTTCTAGACTCCCTGGTGTGGCGTCAAAACCTGTATGTAATAGCGCACTATTTGCCTTACTTGCTCCCGAAAGAATGTCACCTCCACGTTCGAGTAACAACGTGTTGGCACCCATCAGTGTGAATTTGCGTGTCACTGCACAGCCAATGACACCACCGCCGATGACAATGACATCCCAAATCTTTTTATTATTAATTTCCATGGCTGAGATCCTTAACTTAAAACTTGCACACATAAAACCACACAATTCCCACAATCACAATAATTAAAACAACACAAAGCACAACAACAACCAAAAACTTACTCACATTGTTACTTTATTGTGAGTTTTGTCACATTAGTGAAACTTGCTGTGAGTTTTTTGTGGATTTTATTTCCGATTAAACGATAGTAAGCAAAAAAACAGACCTATTTACAACATTTATAACACTGGGAATACTGTGATGCTCAATCA is drawn from Providencia huaxiensis and contains these coding sequences:
- a CDS encoding NAD(P)/FAD-dependent oxidoreductase: MSLNYDVIIIGSGPTGVAAAQALRRRGIQNIAIIEREAQAGGVPRHCQHPTFGILAFKRPMKGNQFAEKIVNQLGNTPIFTRSTVTALQPNGKLTVSTPEGLVEMQAKRVLIATGVRETPRHPRLVSGLRPQGVLTAGALQQFVYLNGKKPCRNPVIVGSELVSFSALWTLKNAGVKAQAMIESGERILAFKPATLFAKAMGTPVYLNSKITEIGGLDRVEYVVIETKGKSHKIMCDSVIFTGQFVGENTLIRKSHLGFDAATGKPVTDQYGRCSDASYYAAGNMLHPADMGDQCYQEGLVTGGRIADDLLANHHQQQLKETQHIPVQFDSKICFSVPACIDIDNLSVRQIDFNIKVEQPVSGTIRVMAGNTLLYEKRHRCLPTRRILLKNIDLTKIQRDATEISITVV
- a CDS encoding NAD(P)/FAD-dependent oxidoreductase, whose product is MEINNKKIWDVIVIGGGVIGCAVTRKFTLMGANTLLLERGGDILSGASKANSALLHTGFDATPGSLELECMQEGYREFIEIREKMNLPLLETGALVVAWNDEQLSKLPAIVEQAHTNNVLDVTIIDKEELYRREPHLAQGALAAVSVPGEAVIDPWSTPLSYLTQAVKHGAEYCFHCEVSGGALNDGIWRLTTSKGEFSARLVINCAGINGDIVESICHPSPFQIKPRKGQFLVYDKAAAADINAIILPVPTAITKGVLLSKTIFGNLLLGPTAEEQDDRWKAEVKQEVLEDLIAQGSRMLPSLHNYSVTATYAGLRPATEEKYYRINDYPEKQWICAGGIRSTGLTSALGVASYLGKLYQENFTPLFELSPPEALIWPTMPMISEYHQRDYQCKSNGGIVCHCELVTQREIEAAFDSDIPPECLGALRRRTRVMMGRCNGFYCSSQVAEIINGRFDHTLAVEAVK